A DNA window from Lachancea thermotolerans CBS 6340 chromosome G complete sequence contains the following coding sequences:
- the MHP1 gene encoding Mhp1p (similar to uniprot|P43638 Saccharomyces cerevisiae YJL042W MHP1 Microtubule-associated protein involved in assembly and stabilization of microtubules; overproduction results in cell cycle arrest at G2 phase), producing MSGTLDSPDTLDIEKPVKKRFSDSLHVDWLSRNSYVNGTPEAQVEEFKKTGDMGKQAPKAKDPVPEGNSNSRRRSDADDTLESRVLGPNRILRERRRSVSSQNEFGVAPSYSALNPYDTGTTIRRTKSLSMNSNGHIEEPKREKGGFFRSLFGRRKKDDSKSTNTNTKPALRRSSFSAPIKEVEPPNPPRSAPANIGEDSVSVTRDGANMPPVRRSKTAPISTENVEVRLDEFLQHCREHPLDSDTKKSSSSRATRTSKPEIPRHKATFSIDDNLSPTEPSSETQTHFDAKGRPIPPHPSKSDLLPALKRSERTQHHKGKLKRTNTNTSSTTNKFGAFLKRVTSHTEEHSHSSKQSLTDSESDSSDEDLPQISEDQRPAFIPGLEDIKPLKKVSFATNTYFNDPPQQICSKNPRKGEVEVKSDGSVIIHRLTPEEKREILQKTSSGIVVGGSGHLKLLSDPSVSEEEAKRNEEKKPSVPKEDGSQVLNNEEDVGRGGQGGDSVAHENNQDTEEDVKVSKSASEVTIDKPMVSRRSMSSLGSSITVNEVEQETPFPPTNMKIPHDIVYTRCCHLREILPIPATLKQLKKGSTDPIPLLQMRNPKPSLIEVLSFSDFLSISPVLCLSLDGVNLSIKMLKTILCSLMHKKEFEKLTLRNTPLDHEGWRILCYFVSQCESLNSLDLTMVPGIAINVQKPSKSSLKSRDIRMTCDMNDRKNMNWNLLAASLVSGNGLEEIIASGAKMPLKEFKNFIELGCAHTQRLGLAYNELSLDQCCVLAEWLAQSKVTGIDIGFNDLRGKLGPFSATVINKMRQTKNIFKYISLNCTNLEVSENSSSENSDVLKLISVLAYCEDLKLLDISNNPKLFPHVTNHLTNYLPVFVNLIRLHMDNNSIPSTSIVEIAEVLPTCQKLTHVSIRGSKLDYASGCALVAAMRKSSSLLTLDLDCDNLPNKIRDKISLYSMKNMEAALNKVDKSTSPEMSDTLACLQKELSDLLTEKPVKQEEIQVAAQSFLHRLSRARSFINKVTEDLFKLRVEGNLSTEGKDTLIRFCFIDATFERGLKLLAQRYSNLSFSSGSLCANSKTGTDAGPEMRASGLPLKKETSSATLSSKHFSDSGHAALLPFHYPPIESSDPADDEVEIKWDSPDTEDQHARDQLREEGRILRGTRGIMGRVQSASNQGTSDDRECHITLDQKALRKAASELDSEQIKEFILSNDISSVAGVLEDLKSRGISLNDIFKKRHDRSDSNNQASVDCEKSSNSDNAVVGVQANLEEEKQRLANSGPALDSESSSEDEREGEAIDRVYDEVLDNIQRVRTNTES from the coding sequence ATGTCGGGGACTCTCGACAGCCCAGACACGCTTGATATAGAGAAACCGGTCAAAAAGCGCTTTTCAGACTCTCTTCACGTGGATTGGCTCTCGAGGAATAGCTACGTGAACGGGACCCCGGAAGCACAAGTcgaagagttcaagaagaccgGGGATATGGGCAAACAAGCACCAAAGGCAAAGGACCCAGTGCCTGAGGGTAATAGCAACAGCAGAAGGCGGTCGGATGCAGACGACACTTTAGAATCGAGGGTACTAGGCCCCAATCGAATCCTTCGCGAGCGCAGACGCTCTGTTTCTAGTCAGAACGAGTTTGGAGTAGCCCCCAGCTATTCAGCATTGAACCCATACGATACAGGGACTACAATTCGCCGAACTAAATCGCTTTCGATGAACAGCAATGGCCATATCGAGGAGCCTAAACGCGAAAAGGGCGGCTTCTTTCGATCCTTGTTTGGTAGACGAAAGAAGGATGACTCAAAGTCTACGAATACCAACACTAAGCCAGCTCTcagaagaagcagcttctctGCGCCAATAAAGGAAGTTGAGCCCCCAAATCCTCCAAGGTCGGCGCCTGCAAACATCGGTGAGGACTCGGTAAGCGTAACCAGGGATGGCGCGAATATGCCTCCTGTGAGGAGATCGAAGACCGCACCCATTAGTACAGAAAACGTTGAAGTCAGGCTGGACGAATTCTTGCAACATTGCAGAGAACATCCATTAGACTCGGAcaccaagaagagctcatcaagtCGGGCCACCAGGACTTCTAAGCCAGAAATTCCAAGACACAAAGCGACATTTTCCATCGATGACAACCTTAGTCCAACGGAGCCCTCCAGTGAAACTCAAACGCATTTCGACGCAAAGGGCAGGCCTATTCCTCCGCACCCCAGCAAGTCAGACCTCTTGCCTGCCCTGAAGCGAAGTGAACGCACTCAGCATCATAAAGGAAAACTTAAGCGAACCAACACAAATACTTCGTCCACCACAAACAAGTTCGGCGCCTTCCTTAAAAGAGTCACTTCACATACTGAAGAACATTcacattcttcaaaacagtcCCTCACGGATTCTGAATCAGACTCCAGCGACGAAGATTTGCCTCAGATTTCAGAAGATCAGCGCCCGGCCTTTATACCAGGTCTAGAAGACATAAAGCctctcaaaaaagtctCATTTGCCACTAACACCTACTTCAACGACCCTCCTCAGCAAATATGCAGCAAGAACCCACGTAAAGGTGAGGTTGAGGTGAAATCCGATGGTTCAGTAATTATTCATAGGCTCACTCCAGAGGAAAAGCGAGAGATTCTGCAGAAAACAAGTTCGGGCATTGTGGTAGGGGGCTCTGGTCACCTTAAACTTCTGAGTGACCCGAGTGtcagcgaagaagaagcgaaGAGAAACGAGGAGAAGAAACCTTCAGTTCCTAAAGAAGACGGTTCGCAAGTTTTGAATAATGAGGAGGATGTTGGCCGAGGTGGCCAAGGTGGAGATTCGGTAGCGCATGAAAATAATCAGGACACTGAAGAAGACGTCAAGGTTAGTAAATCAGCTTCGGAGGTGACTATTGATAAGCCAATGGTTAGTAGACGATCAATGAGCTCGCTGGGTTCTTCAATAACGGTCAATGAGGTTGAACAAGAAACACCATTTCCACCCACAAATATGAAGATCCCGCACGACATTGTATATACGCGCTGTTGTCATCTTCGCGAGATTCTGCCTATTCCAGCTACACTTAAACAGCTGAAAAAGGGATCAACTGATCCAATTCCGCTCCTGCAAATGAGGAATCCGAAACCTTCTCTCATTGAAGTTCTCTCATTCAGtgattttttgagcatttCACCCGTTCTCTGTCTATCCCTTGATGGTGTCAACCTTAGTATCAAAATGCTCAAGACAATACTTTGTTCGCTGATGCACAAaaaagaatttgagaagctgaCCTTGAGAAACACACCTTTGGACCACGAAGGATGGAGGATATTGTGCTATTTTGTTTCCCAATGTGAAAGTCTGAATTCCTTGGATTTGACAATGGTGCCAGGCATAGCCATTAATGTCCAAAAGCCCTCAAagtcttctttgaaatctcGTGATATCAGGATGACTTGCGATATGAACGACAGGAAGAACATGAACTGGAATCTCCTTGCAGCGTCTCTGGTTAGTGGAAACGGTCTGGAAGAAATAATCGCGTCTGGCGCGAAAATGCCTTtaaaagagttcaaaaatttcattGAGTTGGGTTGTGCACACACACAAAGACTAGGCTTGGCGTATAATGAACTTTCGCTTGATCAATGTTGCGTTTTGGCAGAATGGCTTGCTCAATCAAAAGTCACGGGCATTGATATTGGCTTCAATGATTTGAGGGGGAAGCTTGGCCCTTTTTCTGCTACTGttatcaacaaaatgaGACAGACAAAGAACATCTTCAAGTACATTTCTCTCAATTGCACTAACCTTGAAGTGTCTGAGAATTCCTCATCCGAAAATAGTGACGTCTTGAAACTGATCAGCGTTCTGGCCTACTGTGAAGACTTGAAACTACTGGACATATCCAACAATCCGAAGCTGTTCCCGCATGTCACCAATCATCTTACAAACTACTTGCCAGTTTTTGTTAACTTGATTCGCCTTCATATGGATAACAATTCTATTCCATCAACTTCAATTGTGGAAATAGCCGAAGTTCTGCCTACATGCCAGAAACTAACTCATGTCTCGATACGAGGAAGCAAGCTGGATTACGCCTCGGGTTGCGCGTTAGTTGCCGCCATGAGGAAgagttcttctcttttgacgCTAGACCTGGATTGCGACAACCTACCAAACAAGATCAGAGACAAGATTTCACTCTACAGTATGAAAAACATGGAAGCAGCATTAAACAAAGTTGACAAGTCGACTTCGCCTGAGATGTCTGACACATTGGCTTGTCTACAAAAGGAGCTTTCGGACCTGCTGACTGAAAAACCTGTtaaacaagaagaaattcaagttgCGGctcaaagctttcttcACAGGCTTTCGAGGGCCCGATCTTTCATTAATAAGGTGACCGAAGATCTTTTCAAACTGAGAGTTGAGGGCAACTTGAGTACTGAAGGAAAAGACACTCTAATTAGATTTTGCTTCATCGATGCTACCTTCGAGAGAGGTCTGAAATTGCTGGCTCAAAGATATAGTAATTTGAGCTTCAGTTCGGGGTCTTTGTGTGCTAATTCCAAGACCGGTACCGACGCTGGACCAGAAATGCGCGCTAGTGGACTGCCCCTAAAGAAAGAGACATCTTCTGCGACACTGTCATCAAAGCACTTCTCAGACAGCGGACACGCAGCCCTTCTACCCTTCCACTATCCGCCCATTGAATCCTCAGATCCCGCAGacgatgaagttgaaataAAGTGGGACAGCCCAGACACAGAAGATCAGCACGCGCGTGATCAGCTAAGGGAAGAGGGGCGCATTTTGCGCGGGACTCGCGGGATAATGGGACGTGTACAAAGTGCCAGCAACCAGGGAACTTCTGATGATAGAGAATGTCATATCACACTtgaccaaaaagctttgcgGAAGGCCGCATCGGAATTGGACAGCGAGCAAATCAAGGAATTTATTCTTTCAAACGACATATCCTCCGTCGCAGGCGTATTGGAGGATCTTAAAAGCCGGGGTATAAGTTTGAATGATATTTTTAAGAAACGCCACGACCGTAGCGATTCTAACAATCAAGCCTCGGTTGATTGTGAGAAGAGTTCGAACAGCGACAACGCAGTGGTTGGGGTCCAAGCCAatctggaagaagaaaaacagCGGTTAGCAAACTCTGGTCCAGCCCTAGATTCTGAGTCGAGTTCAGAGGACGAGCGTGAGGGCGAAGCCATTGATCGGGTATACGACGAGGTTCTTGATAATATTCAGCGCGTCAGGACTAATACTGAAAGTTAA
- the GYP6 gene encoding GTPase-activating protein GYP6 (weakly similar to uniprot|P32806 Saccharomyces cerevisiae YJL044C GYP6 GTPase-activating protein (GAP) for the yeast Rab family member Ypt6p involved in vesicle mediated protein transport): MERSGKIEHLVQRYGTREELIKRGVWRGELYRAEEATFLDRGWCWKTLLLDREDELLVTELVPVPTNFEDTGCNYAEAGRLGVRKLTTELVQDHPLMEEDDRLKESISVEETLDIVRLDISRLLLDPVFSDPECKAEMVQILYNYVAHNHTSYKQGYHELCGAVYLQMLEEEGETRKLNTLNIFNKLMAQVRPVFYEETALLQFSKQKFDAVFKLTAPMLRHLLTAHHGLDHAVWLIRWTRLLFLREFDTAYVLRIWDHLLTFTVPVQDLVACCTVVLLIAVTQDLYACEDQGEVISILLHYPQDKLINCVDLMKHSASLYELYVTRQYSDMRGLGENLCKVYNRSWYEKQTQVADHNRLRLEERLKRRVEQRLRK; the protein is encoded by the coding sequence ATGGAGCGGTCAGGCAAAATCGAACACCTTGTTCAGCGCTACGGAACACGAGAAGAGCTGATCAAGCGAGGGGTGTGGCGTGGCGAACTTTATCGAGCGGAGGAAGCAACTTTTTTGGACCGCGGATGGTGTTGGAAGACTCTTTTACTCGACAGAGAGGATGAACTGCTGGTAACTGAGCTGGTACCAGTGCCCAcgaactttgaagataCTGGGTGCAATTATGCAGAAGCTGGGAGACTTGGCGTGCGAAAACTGACGACAGAGCTGGTCCAGGATCACCCATTAATGGAGGAGGACGACCGTCTCAAAGAAAGCATATCAGTTGAGGAAACTTTGGACATTGTGAGATTGGACATATCGAGGCTTCTGCTCGACCCGGTCTTCAGTGATCCTGAATGCAAGGCTGAAATGGTGCAGATTTTATACAATTACGTGGCACACAACCATACGAGCTACAAGCAGGGCTACCATGAACTTTGCGGAGCCGTTTACCTTCAAATGCTGGAAGAGGAAGGAGAAACTCGAAAGCTCAACACTCTTAACATATTCAACAAGCTTATGGCACAAGTGCGCCCGGTTTTCTACGAAGAAACAGCTTTGTTgcagttttcaaagcaaaagTTTGACGCcgtcttcaagctcacagCTCCCATGCTTCGCCATCTTCTCACCGCGCACCATGGTCTAGATCATGCCGTGTGGCTAATACGGTGGACAAGactgctctttttgagagagtTCGACACCGCGTACGTGTTGCGAATTTGGGACCATCTGTTGACATTCACAGTTCCAGTCCAGGACCTCGTTGCCTGCTGTACGGTAGTTCTGCTGATAGCTGTGACACAAGATCTGTACGCCTGTGAAGATCAGGGTGAGGTGATTAGCATTCTTCTGCACTACCCCCAGGATAAACTGATAAACTGCGTGGATCTCATGAAACACAGCGCCAGTCTCTACGAGTTGTACGTGACGCGCCAGTACTCGGACATGCGCGGGCTAGGCGAGAATCTGTGCAAGGTCTACAATCGCAGCTGGTACGAGAAGCAGACGCAGGTGGCTGACCACAACCGCTTGCGGCTCGAGGAAAGGCTGAAAAGGCGCGTGGAGCAGCGCCTGCGTAAATAG
- the GPM1 gene encoding phosphoglycerate mutase GPM1 (highly similar to uniprot|P00950 Saccharomyces cerevisiae YKL152C GPM1 Tetrameric phosphoglycerate mutase of the glycolytic pathway converts 3-phosphoglycerate to 2-phosphoglycerate) — MPKLVLVRHGQSEWNEKNLFTGWVDVRLSAIGEKEAARAGELLKEKNVKPDILFTSKLSRAIQTANIALSAADRLWIPTVRSWRLNERHYGALQGKDKAATLAEYGEEQFTTWRRSFDVPPPTIADSSEYSQTNDERYKDVDPSAVPKTESLALVIDRLLPYWQDTISKELLEGKTVMIAAHGNSLRALVKHLEGISDTDIAKLNIPTGIPLVFELDEKLKPTKPSYYLDPEAAAAGAAAVANQGKK, encoded by the coding sequence ATGCCAAAGCTAGTCCTAGTTAGACACGGTCAATCCGAATGGAACGAGAAGAACCTTTTCACCGGCTGGGTGGACGTTAGATTGTCCGCCATCGGTGAGAAGGAGGCCGCCCGTGCTggtgagcttttgaaggagaagaacGTCAAGCCAGACATTCTGTTCACCTCTAAGCTGTCCAGAGCCATCCAGACCGCCAACATCGCCTTGAGCGCTGCCGACAGATTGTGGATCCCAACCGTTAGATCCTGGAGGTTGAACGAGAGACACTACGGTGCTCTGCAGGGTAAGGACAAGGCCGCCACCTTGGCCGAGTACGGTGAGGAGCAATTCACCACCTGGAGAAGATCCTTCGATGTCCCACCTCCAACCATCGCCGACAGCTCCGAGTACTCTCAGACCAACGACGAGAGATACAAGGACGTCGACCCAAGCGCCGTCCCAAAGACCGAGTCCTTGGCTTTGGTCATCGACAGATTGTTGCCATACTGGCAAGACACCATCTCCAAGGAGTTGTTGGAGGGCAAGACCGTTATGATCGCTGCTCACGGTAActctttgagagctttggTTAAGCACTTGGAGGGCATCTCCGACACCGACATCGCCAAGTTGAACATCCCAACTGGTATCCCATTGGTCTTCGAGTTGGACGAGAAATTGAAGCCAACCAAGCCATCTTACTACTTGGACCCAGaggccgctgccgccggTGCCGCCGCTGTTGCCAACCAAGGTAAGAAATAA